One region of Catenuloplanes indicus genomic DNA includes:
- a CDS encoding flavin reductase family protein: MVELRPVGDDPAVLRAAYGCFPSGVTAVCALVDGAPAGLAASSFTSVSMSPPLVSVCVQHTSTTWPRLRDLGRLGVSVLGEGHDALARQIASRTGDRFAGVAWEAGPGGAVFLGGAAAWLDCTIERQVPAGDHDIVLLRVHTLRADPDVAPLVFHGSRFRQLAAPRLRDAA; this comes from the coding sequence ATGGTCGAGCTCCGTCCGGTCGGCGACGACCCCGCCGTGCTCCGCGCGGCCTACGGCTGCTTCCCCAGCGGCGTCACCGCGGTCTGCGCGCTGGTCGACGGCGCACCGGCCGGGCTCGCCGCCAGCTCGTTCACATCCGTGTCGATGAGCCCGCCGCTGGTCTCCGTCTGCGTCCAGCACACGTCCACCACCTGGCCGCGGCTGCGGGACCTCGGCCGGCTCGGTGTGAGCGTGCTCGGCGAGGGCCACGACGCACTCGCCCGGCAGATCGCGTCCCGCACCGGCGACCGGTTCGCGGGCGTGGCCTGGGAGGCCGGCCCGGGCGGCGCGGTCTTCCTCGGCGGCGCCGCCGCGTGGCTGGACTGCACGATCGAGCGCCAGGTGCCGGCCGGTGACCACGACATCGTGCTGCTGCGCGTGCACACGCTCCGCGCCGATCCGGACGTGGCGCCGCTCGTCTTCCACGGCAGCCGCTTCCGGCAACTCGCCGCTCCCCGGCTGCGCGACGCGGCCTGA
- the pglW gene encoding BREX system serine/threonine kinase PglW produces MQEGRWTTITPSQFAHEREALAYVQQLLPDTEPYRAWSNFTFTAQTGHPYEVDLLVAAPSGLYLIEIKSLNGRLVSSGSNWIQHGPSHTRTFDNPLHLADAKAKKLKSLLQTAASRRRGSPVRIPFVQAAVFLSKPGLQVELSDHHLHGVYGPEPVGPNPANRLPTIGALLQRPPQDERQRLTVETSRALPDLLAEIGIARSRRHYQIGSWELETRPFDVGPTWQDHLAKHRDLERERRRVRIYLVERNAVQTERASIERAAKREMLVLHGISHPGIVQVDSMESHEAGPALIFRYDPRSMRLDHYMAQYQDRLDAPARLTMIRQLAETVAYAHRRHLHHRALSARSILVTPRPKRRGGSEEEAWLLPQLQISDWQAATRGTDSAGSDGSGGVVALSSHAAAHLERSAEAYLAPEMTAPRPDPVAMDIFGLGSLAYLILTGQPPAAKRPELLSRLTRDNGLRASSVADSISEFADELVQAATAPVPAQRLTTAAEFLEMLELVEEELTTPSSPPSVHPTQPEPEPTDPLEARSGDKVGEWTVRKRLGTGSTCRAFLADNDRTGRAEVLKVGLSDEKASRLTHEARVLSPLTDSRVIRLARPEPLRIANRTIIVLEHAGDLTLARKLRDDGRLTVDELETYSDYLFGALDYLEGEGVYHRDIKPDNIAIRIRPNRTRQLVLFDFSLAGVSVKEITAGTPRYLDPFLGTVNRPVYDKHAEWYALAVTLHEMASGELPGWDDDGAAPQHTEGPPVLAAEAFDPAIRDGLVDFFQLALHRDSRARFASLKDMRDAWQQVFRRSDASAPVGTEHPEPQDEPDVEVAEAARDEAAAKATRATALEAAGLTPRAVSAAHRLDAATVGDLLTVANKLAHLPGLGAKTRQELQRRVKDWRARLAERETLPTSPNARRSAAAEASAELSGGPADAELVRVGLDAIATLLIPAKNGRNATEVDGTRLLLRLPDETGALPGLTPWPQQPQVAAALNVTSGRVAQILGKQRKRWNDIPVVSSVRTELIDLLRDGGRVMGVDELATALLTSRGSMRTGDELRHTVALAAVRAAVEIDALADEPRLLTRRHGDRLLVALEAGEDDAPDTPAAPALLDYADALGKAADRLAGNEVLPSPATVLRTLATVTAPGGAADAIDERRRVLLAAVASENAAATARLEIYPRNLDPVRALRLAQAGVLPPAGLPGQPRGLTPAQIADRVAARFPDLAPLPGHPRLDRLLTEAGFELIWNRDHYTAPTRAAASSSMTIVRRRSSASTAPTAWTADSPILASALRAEERLTGAASAGGFRALTVRLSRYALAREELVRRFSARPLNVASRFLTTLHSLVDARPKPTWETVLGADIAEPGTRSAIKLGEYVEQAWASVAPQLLDELRTGGGPLLLHDAAILARYRAMERLYELADAARGGGGELWLLCPTEDPDLLPKLDGTVVRVGDNEWISLPDAWVENTHRSAATA; encoded by the coding sequence ATGCAGGAGGGCCGGTGGACCACGATCACGCCGTCGCAGTTCGCGCACGAGCGCGAGGCGTTGGCGTACGTACAGCAACTGCTACCGGACACTGAGCCGTACCGGGCCTGGTCGAACTTCACCTTCACCGCGCAAACCGGACATCCGTACGAGGTCGACCTGCTCGTGGCCGCACCGAGTGGCCTCTACCTCATCGAGATCAAGAGCCTGAACGGGCGGCTCGTATCCAGCGGCTCGAACTGGATCCAGCACGGCCCCAGCCATACCCGCACCTTTGACAACCCGCTCCACCTGGCCGATGCCAAGGCGAAGAAGCTCAAGTCGCTCCTGCAAACCGCGGCCTCCCGGCGGCGCGGCTCGCCTGTCCGGATTCCGTTTGTGCAAGCCGCGGTGTTCCTGTCGAAGCCCGGCCTGCAGGTTGAGCTCTCGGACCACCACCTGCATGGTGTCTATGGCCCCGAGCCAGTGGGCCCCAACCCGGCGAACCGGCTGCCGACCATCGGTGCGCTGCTGCAGCGCCCGCCGCAGGACGAGCGGCAGCGGCTCACCGTCGAGACGTCCCGGGCGCTTCCCGACTTGCTTGCCGAGATCGGTATCGCGCGGAGCCGGCGGCATTACCAGATCGGGTCGTGGGAGTTGGAGACCAGGCCGTTCGATGTCGGTCCCACTTGGCAGGACCATCTCGCCAAGCATCGTGACTTGGAACGTGAACGCCGCCGGGTGCGGATCTACCTGGTCGAGCGCAACGCGGTGCAGACCGAGCGGGCGAGCATCGAGCGGGCGGCCAAACGGGAGATGCTCGTCCTGCACGGCATCAGCCATCCCGGCATCGTCCAGGTCGACTCGATGGAGTCCCACGAGGCCGGCCCAGCACTAATTTTCCGGTACGACCCGCGTTCCATGCGACTGGACCACTACATGGCCCAGTACCAGGATCGCCTGGACGCGCCCGCTCGGCTCACCATGATCCGGCAATTGGCCGAGACGGTGGCGTACGCGCATCGCCGTCACCTTCATCACCGGGCATTGTCAGCACGGAGCATTCTCGTTACTCCCCGTCCGAAGCGGCGCGGCGGCTCGGAGGAGGAGGCGTGGCTGCTCCCGCAGCTGCAGATCAGCGACTGGCAGGCCGCGACCCGAGGAACCGACTCCGCCGGAAGTGACGGCAGCGGCGGCGTGGTAGCGCTGTCATCACACGCGGCGGCCCACCTCGAACGATCGGCGGAGGCGTACCTGGCTCCAGAGATGACCGCTCCGCGGCCGGATCCGGTCGCGATGGACATCTTCGGTCTGGGTTCGCTGGCCTACCTGATCCTCACCGGCCAGCCTCCAGCCGCGAAGCGTCCTGAGCTGCTGTCTCGCCTCACCCGCGATAACGGCCTGCGGGCCTCATCGGTCGCCGACTCCATCTCCGAGTTCGCCGACGAACTCGTGCAGGCCGCGACAGCGCCGGTGCCGGCCCAGCGACTGACGACCGCCGCCGAGTTCCTCGAGATGCTCGAGCTTGTCGAGGAGGAGCTGACCACACCGTCGTCGCCCCCATCCGTGCATCCCACCCAGCCGGAACCCGAGCCGACCGACCCGCTCGAGGCACGCTCCGGCGACAAGGTCGGCGAATGGACCGTCCGAAAGCGGCTCGGCACCGGTTCGACCTGCCGCGCCTTCCTCGCCGACAACGACCGCACCGGCCGCGCCGAAGTACTCAAGGTCGGCCTCTCCGACGAGAAAGCCAGCCGCCTCACCCATGAAGCGCGTGTTCTCAGCCCGCTGACCGACTCCCGGGTGATCCGGCTGGCCCGGCCCGAACCCCTGCGGATCGCCAACCGCACCATCATCGTGCTGGAACACGCCGGTGACCTGACACTGGCCCGCAAACTCCGCGACGACGGCCGGCTCACCGTCGACGAGCTGGAAACCTACAGCGACTACCTGTTCGGCGCCCTGGACTATCTGGAAGGCGAGGGCGTCTACCACCGAGACATCAAGCCGGACAACATCGCGATCCGGATCCGTCCCAACCGCACCCGCCAGCTCGTGCTCTTCGACTTCTCGCTGGCCGGCGTGTCGGTCAAGGAGATCACCGCGGGCACACCGCGGTATCTGGACCCGTTCCTGGGAACGGTCAACCGGCCCGTCTACGACAAACACGCCGAGTGGTACGCCCTGGCCGTCACCCTGCACGAGATGGCCTCCGGAGAGCTGCCCGGCTGGGACGACGACGGCGCCGCACCTCAGCACACCGAGGGCCCACCGGTTCTCGCCGCCGAAGCGTTCGACCCGGCGATCCGCGACGGCCTGGTCGACTTCTTCCAGCTCGCCCTGCATCGTGACAGTCGTGCCCGGTTCGCCTCGCTCAAGGACATGCGCGACGCCTGGCAGCAGGTCTTTCGACGTTCCGACGCCAGTGCGCCGGTCGGTACCGAGCACCCCGAGCCGCAGGATGAACCGGACGTCGAGGTCGCCGAGGCCGCCCGCGACGAGGCTGCCGCCAAGGCAACCCGGGCCACCGCCCTGGAAGCCGCCGGCCTGACGCCCCGGGCGGTCTCCGCCGCCCACCGCCTGGACGCCGCCACGGTCGGTGACCTGCTCACCGTGGCGAACAAGCTGGCCCACCTACCCGGCCTGGGCGCGAAGACCCGCCAGGAGCTGCAGCGCCGGGTCAAGGACTGGCGTGCCCGACTGGCCGAGCGGGAAACCCTGCCGACCTCACCGAACGCCCGCCGCAGCGCCGCCGCCGAGGCGTCCGCCGAATTGTCCGGTGGCCCCGCCGATGCCGAGCTCGTCCGGGTGGGTCTGGACGCGATCGCCACCCTGCTCATCCCGGCCAAGAACGGCCGCAACGCCACCGAGGTCGATGGCACCCGGCTGTTGCTGCGCCTGCCGGACGAGACCGGAGCCCTGCCCGGCCTGACGCCGTGGCCTCAACAGCCGCAGGTTGCTGCGGCCCTGAACGTGACCTCTGGCCGGGTCGCGCAGATCCTCGGTAAACAGCGCAAACGTTGGAATGACATCCCGGTCGTGTCCAGCGTCCGCACTGAGCTGATCGACCTGCTGCGTGACGGTGGCCGGGTGATGGGCGTCGACGAACTGGCCACCGCCCTGCTCACCAGCCGCGGATCCATGCGCACGGGTGACGAGCTACGCCACACCGTCGCGCTCGCCGCGGTCCGCGCCGCCGTCGAGATCGACGCCCTCGCCGACGAACCGCGCCTGCTGACGCGCCGCCACGGCGACCGGCTGCTCGTGGCGCTGGAAGCCGGCGAGGACGACGCCCCGGACACCCCGGCCGCACCGGCCCTGCTCGACTACGCCGACGCGCTCGGCAAGGCTGCCGACCGCCTCGCCGGCAACGAGGTGCTGCCCAGCCCGGCTACCGTGTTGCGCACCCTCGCGACGGTGACCGCACCCGGGGGCGCCGCCGACGCCATCGACGAACGGCGGCGGGTCCTGCTCGCCGCGGTGGCCTCGGAGAACGCCGCCGCCACCGCCCGGCTGGAGATCTACCCACGCAACCTCGACCCCGTACGAGCGCTGCGCCTTGCCCAGGCCGGCGTCCTGCCACCCGCCGGCCTACCCGGTCAACCGCGCGGCCTCACCCCCGCGCAGATCGCCGACCGGGTCGCCGCCCGCTTCCCGGACCTCGCGCCGCTTCCCGGACACCCCCGCCTCGACCGCCTGCTGACCGAGGCCGGCTTCGAGCTGATCTGGAACCGCGACCACTACACCGCCCCCACCCGGGCCGCCGCGTCCTCGTCCATGACCATCGTGCGGCGTCGGTCGTCGGCGTCGACGGCACCCACCGCGTGGACCGCGGACTCCCCGATCCTGGCTTCGGCGCTGCGCGCCGAAGAACGCCTGACCGGCGCGGCGTCCGCCGGCGGTTTCCGCGCCTTGACGGTACGGCTTTCCCGGTACGCCCTGGCCCGTGAAGAACTCGTTCGGCGCTTCTCCGCCCGGCCGCTCAACGTCGCCTCTCGCTTCCTGACCACGTTGCACAGCCTGGTCGACGCCCGGCCGAAACCGACCTGGGAAACCGTGCTCGGCGCTGACATCGCCGAACCCGGCACCCGCTCGGCGATCAAGCTCGGCGAGTACGTGGAGCAGGCATGGGCATCAGTCGCCCCGCAACTGCTCGACGAACTCCGGACCGGCGGCGGCCCGCTGCTGCTGCACGACGCGGCGATACTGGCCCGCTATCGGGCGATGGAGCGACTGTACGAACTGGCGGACGCGGCCCGCGGCGGCGGTGGTGAGCTGTGGCTGCTGTGCCCGACCGAAGACCCGGACCTGCTGCCCAAACTCGACGGCACGGTGGTCCGGGTCGGCGACAACGAATGGATCTCCCTCCCGGACGCCTGGGTCGAGAACACGCACCGTAGCGCCGCCACCGCGTGA
- a CDS encoding hemerythrin domain-containing protein, with product MVTGFGEETATGWHPLLNGTHELARAIADPVHDDPAWREHVASRLRGLRGAFDEHMQATEGPAGHYAALVDNAPRLASGVDGLVREHAAVLDRIRALQEHVDADRPRADEIRTWARLLVHQLFAHRQRGADLVLEAYQTDIGGSD from the coding sequence ATGGTGACTGGTTTCGGCGAAGAAACGGCGACGGGCTGGCACCCGCTGCTGAACGGCACGCACGAGCTGGCGCGGGCGATCGCCGACCCCGTGCACGACGACCCGGCGTGGCGCGAGCACGTCGCGTCCCGGCTGCGTGGCCTGCGCGGCGCGTTCGACGAGCACATGCAGGCCACCGAGGGCCCGGCCGGGCACTACGCCGCGCTCGTCGACAACGCGCCGCGACTCGCCTCCGGCGTCGACGGCCTGGTCCGCGAGCACGCGGCCGTGCTGGACCGGATCCGCGCGCTGCAGGAGCACGTCGACGCGGACCGGCCCCGCGCCGACGAGATCCGCACCTGGGCCCGGCTGCTCGTCCACCAGCTCTTCGCCCACCGCCAGCGCGGCGCCGACCTGGTCCTGGAGGCGTATCAGACCGACATCGGCGGCTCCGACTGA
- the pglX gene encoding BREX-2 system adenine-specific DNA-methyltransferase PglX — translation MIDRKLLLSDLQKQVKTLEKDLQEQAESVEEVRLRLRGEYDYAFKVGRTSATWTVWRDERVTQAAVAWVLGTVFVRFCEDNGLLPEPFLAGPGDRLVLAEEAEAQFFRDQPDKTLRDWLHQGFDAIGRSQAGKSLFDKRHNPLYQIPMSHDAAKELIGFWRRRGEFGDLVHSFRDEVWDTRFLGDLYQDLSEYAKKTYALLQTPEFVEEFILDLTLTPAIDEFGHDQVKMIDPTCGSGHFVLGAFDRLFKQWERHAPNRDAHERVRLALDAVHGVDINPFAVAIARFRLLMAALRASGIATLADAADYVFPMHLAVGDSLIKHRAGTLFGGDPMTEFAYATEDVAEHPGILTAGSYHVVVGNPPYITVKDKGLNEAYREMYDACSGKYALSVPFAQRFFQLAKQGDGEGKGAGFVGQITANSFMKREFGKKMIESLFALDVNLTHVIDTSGAYIPGHGTPTVILVGRNTNRGRASTIRTVMGIRGEPSAPADPRKGLVWQAIVGQVDTPGSESQWVSAAETSRSALAKFPWSLAGGGAGGVLQSIETASAVNLGSNLFRIGFYGVMGADEAMTAPAATFVRLGVEGDYHRRLVVGDEQRDWATLDGDHAFHPYDSARKLVQLDVMPQHGKRLWPFRNDLGNRATFSRGTYFGDGRPWFEWHQIPRDEKANEWSISFAFVATHNHFVLDRGGKVFKQSAPVIKLPEDATEDDHLRLLGVLNSSTACFWLKQVSHNKGRPGAEQAGADEPWEHRFEFTGTKLQEYPLPTGYPLGLCREMDKLALRLAAVRPMEIAASGVPSRERLYAAESEWHSVRARMIALQEELDWRFYALYGLLDGELIAPDDAVPELNPGERAFEIVMARQIEAGELETTWFVHHNHKFTPITELPAHWTAEYRAIVEQRIAVIENNRNIALIERPECKRRWATEGWEAMQAKALRDWLLDRCEARELWFHHVDGMEQPRPLTTAQLADELRRDDDVLSVAGLYAPGQDLGKVIADLVADEHVPHLAALRYKDSGLVTRADWENVWVLQRQEDALRDDAAKKEFRKKIPVPPKYKPTDFLKTSYWRHRGKLDVPKERFISYPGGGRDGDPSLLIGWAGWDHREQAQALSTLIVAREQEDGWDADRLLPLLAGLREVLPWVRQWHGEFDPVWGESPADTYTGFLSETAGRLHLTDGAMASWRPVKATRGRRAKA, via the coding sequence GTGATCGACCGCAAACTGCTCTTGAGTGACCTGCAGAAGCAGGTCAAGACCCTGGAAAAGGACCTGCAGGAGCAGGCTGAGTCGGTCGAGGAGGTACGCCTCCGACTGCGCGGTGAATACGATTACGCGTTCAAGGTGGGCCGCACCTCCGCGACCTGGACGGTGTGGCGCGACGAGCGGGTCACCCAGGCCGCAGTGGCGTGGGTTCTCGGCACGGTCTTCGTCCGCTTCTGTGAGGACAACGGGCTGCTGCCGGAGCCGTTCCTGGCCGGGCCAGGCGACCGGCTGGTGCTGGCCGAGGAGGCGGAGGCGCAGTTCTTCCGCGACCAGCCGGACAAGACGTTGCGCGACTGGCTGCACCAGGGGTTCGACGCGATCGGCCGCAGCCAGGCCGGCAAGTCGCTCTTCGACAAGCGGCACAACCCGCTCTACCAAATCCCGATGTCACACGACGCGGCCAAGGAACTGATCGGCTTCTGGCGCCGCCGCGGCGAATTCGGCGACCTGGTACACAGCTTCCGCGACGAGGTGTGGGACACCCGCTTCCTCGGAGACCTTTATCAAGACCTTTCCGAGTACGCCAAGAAGACGTACGCACTGCTGCAGACCCCGGAGTTCGTCGAGGAGTTTATCCTCGACCTGACGCTGACTCCGGCGATCGATGAGTTCGGCCACGACCAGGTCAAGATGATCGACCCGACCTGCGGCTCGGGCCACTTCGTGCTCGGTGCGTTCGATCGGCTGTTCAAGCAGTGGGAACGCCATGCCCCCAACCGGGACGCCCACGAGCGAGTTCGGCTGGCGCTGGACGCGGTGCACGGCGTCGACATCAACCCGTTCGCGGTGGCCATCGCTCGGTTCCGCCTGCTGATGGCGGCTCTACGCGCGAGCGGAATCGCGACGCTCGCCGACGCGGCCGACTACGTCTTTCCGATGCACCTGGCGGTCGGCGACTCGCTGATCAAGCATCGTGCGGGCACGCTCTTCGGCGGGGACCCGATGACCGAGTTCGCCTACGCGACTGAGGACGTAGCCGAACATCCGGGCATCCTGACCGCCGGCAGCTACCACGTCGTGGTAGGGAACCCGCCATACATCACGGTCAAGGATAAGGGCCTCAACGAGGCCTACCGCGAGATGTACGACGCCTGCTCCGGCAAGTACGCCCTGTCGGTCCCGTTCGCGCAGCGCTTCTTCCAACTTGCGAAACAGGGTGACGGCGAAGGCAAGGGCGCCGGGTTCGTCGGCCAGATCACCGCCAACTCGTTCATGAAACGCGAGTTCGGCAAAAAGATGATTGAGAGCCTGTTCGCCCTCGATGTCAACCTGACCCACGTCATCGACACTTCTGGTGCTTATATCCCAGGCCACGGTACCCCCACCGTGATTCTGGTCGGCCGCAACACTAACCGAGGTAGAGCCAGCACGATCCGAACGGTCATGGGTATCCGCGGCGAACCGAGCGCTCCGGCTGACCCTCGAAAAGGCCTCGTCTGGCAGGCCATCGTTGGCCAGGTCGACACCCCCGGATCCGAAAGTCAGTGGGTTAGCGCCGCCGAAACGTCTCGGTCGGCTCTCGCGAAATTTCCGTGGAGTTTGGCCGGTGGCGGCGCAGGTGGCGTGCTGCAATCGATAGAGACCGCCTCGGCGGTCAATCTTGGATCAAATTTGTTTCGTATCGGCTTCTACGGAGTTATGGGCGCGGACGAAGCCATGACCGCCCCGGCTGCTACTTTCGTGCGCCTAGGAGTTGAAGGCGATTACCATCGCCGGCTCGTGGTGGGTGACGAGCAGCGCGACTGGGCAACTCTTGACGGAGACCATGCCTTTCATCCCTATGACTCGGCCCGGAAGCTCGTCCAGCTAGACGTTATGCCGCAGCACGGAAAACGCCTGTGGCCTTTTAGGAACGATCTCGGAAATCGAGCTACATTCTCACGAGGGACATATTTCGGCGACGGTAGGCCCTGGTTTGAATGGCATCAGATTCCACGGGACGAGAAGGCGAATGAGTGGTCTATTTCTTTTGCTTTTGTGGCCACGCATAACCACTTTGTGCTGGATCGGGGAGGGAAGGTATTCAAGCAGTCGGCTCCGGTGATTAAGTTGCCTGAGGACGCGACGGAGGACGATCACCTGCGGCTACTCGGGGTGCTCAACAGTTCGACCGCGTGCTTCTGGCTCAAGCAGGTCAGCCACAACAAGGGGCGACCGGGAGCAGAGCAAGCTGGTGCAGACGAGCCTTGGGAGCATCGATTCGAGTTCACAGGTACCAAGTTGCAGGAGTATCCGCTGCCGACGGGGTACCCCTTGGGACTGTGCCGGGAGATGGACAAGCTGGCACTGCGGCTTGCTGCGGTAAGACCCATGGAGATTGCCGCTTCTGGCGTGCCTAGTCGGGAGAGGCTGTATGCCGCTGAGAGCGAGTGGCACTCAGTCCGGGCGAGGATGATCGCGCTGCAGGAGGAGTTGGACTGGCGGTTCTACGCACTATACGGGCTACTGGACGGCGAGCTCATTGCTCCAGACGATGCGGTGCCTGAGTTGAATCCGGGGGAACGGGCATTCGAGATCGTTATGGCACGGCAAATAGAGGCGGGCGAGCTGGAGACCACGTGGTTCGTCCACCACAACCATAAGTTCACGCCGATCACCGAGTTGCCCGCGCATTGGACGGCGGAGTATCGGGCGATCGTAGAGCAGCGGATCGCGGTCATCGAGAACAATCGCAACATCGCGCTGATCGAGCGGCCGGAGTGCAAGCGCCGCTGGGCCACCGAGGGCTGGGAGGCGATGCAGGCGAAGGCGCTGCGGGACTGGCTCCTGGACCGGTGCGAAGCGCGGGAACTGTGGTTCCACCACGTCGACGGGATGGAGCAGCCGCGTCCGCTGACCACTGCGCAGCTCGCCGACGAGTTGCGGCGCGACGACGACGTACTGTCAGTGGCTGGTCTTTATGCCCCCGGTCAGGACCTCGGCAAGGTGATCGCGGACCTGGTCGCCGACGAGCATGTGCCACATCTGGCGGCGTTGCGCTACAAGGACTCCGGGCTGGTGACGCGGGCAGACTGGGAGAACGTCTGGGTTCTGCAGCGGCAGGAGGATGCGCTCCGCGACGACGCGGCGAAGAAGGAATTCCGCAAGAAAATCCCGGTGCCGCCTAAGTACAAGCCAACCGACTTTCTCAAGACGAGCTATTGGCGACACCGCGGCAAGCTCGATGTGCCCAAGGAGCGGTTCATCTCCTATCCCGGGGGCGGCCGCGACGGTGACCCTTCACTGCTGATCGGATGGGCTGGCTGGGATCACCGTGAGCAGGCGCAGGCCCTGTCCACCCTGATCGTCGCGCGTGAACAGGAGGATGGCTGGGATGCGGATCGGCTGCTTCCGTTGCTCGCGGGCCTGCGTGAGGTGCTGCCGTGGGTGCGGCAATGGCATGGCGAGTTCGATCCGGTCTGGGGCGAGTCGCCGGCCGACACGTACACCGGGTTCCTCTCCGAAACCGCTGGGCGGCTGCATCTAACCGACGGGGCCATGGCCTCCTGGCGCCCGGTGAAGGCGACCCGCGGTCGTCGCGCGAAGGCGTGA
- a CDS encoding ADP-ribosylglycohydrolase family protein, with amino-acid sequence MITKVTMKQLSTARGCVLGLVLGDAIGAAGVEVPSSGVLRATSAAQLACFTIEGVIRAHVRMAHKGICHPPGVVWHAYARWATMQGISEITPWEKEGWPDGWLARVPVLAVRRGSAPATVTALQSGTMGQFDKPAGSSIGAHALTHVLPAGLVGDWVQEPGRFAAEIAATTHVGEAVYAAALGARIVAEIVKGQGIEDAIRQVQPESLTFLEQQLDSPLADAVEVARAQPRQAARLAQLAPDARAASALAGGVYVALSFPRRDQIRDALLFAVSSGNGSHVAAVAGALLCAAHGADALPVDWVSRLELAWVADVLARDLIAEFVDQPSGTEYTPGDDPNWRDRYPGW; translated from the coding sequence GTGATTACCAAGGTGACGATGAAGCAGCTGTCGACGGCGCGTGGCTGCGTTCTTGGCCTTGTGCTCGGCGACGCGATCGGTGCCGCAGGCGTCGAGGTGCCATCCAGCGGCGTGTTGCGAGCGACCAGCGCCGCCCAGCTCGCCTGCTTCACGATCGAGGGCGTCATCCGGGCGCACGTGCGAATGGCCCACAAGGGGATCTGTCACCCGCCGGGCGTGGTCTGGCATGCGTACGCACGGTGGGCCACCATGCAGGGGATTTCTGAGATCACGCCGTGGGAGAAGGAGGGCTGGCCCGACGGCTGGCTCGCTCGGGTGCCGGTGCTGGCCGTTCGGCGTGGCTCGGCGCCGGCCACTGTTACGGCGTTGCAGAGCGGCACGATGGGCCAGTTCGATAAGCCGGCCGGGAGCAGCATCGGCGCGCACGCGCTGACCCATGTCCTTCCGGCCGGGCTCGTGGGTGACTGGGTTCAGGAGCCTGGACGTTTCGCGGCGGAGATCGCGGCGACCACTCACGTCGGTGAGGCGGTGTATGCGGCTGCCCTGGGCGCGAGGATCGTCGCCGAGATCGTCAAGGGTCAGGGCATCGAGGACGCGATACGACAGGTGCAGCCGGAGAGTCTGACCTTCCTGGAACAGCAGCTCGATTCGCCCCTCGCAGATGCCGTGGAGGTTGCACGAGCTCAACCCCGGCAGGCTGCGAGGCTTGCTCAGCTCGCGCCCGATGCCCGAGCGGCTTCCGCGCTGGCCGGAGGCGTCTACGTCGCGCTCTCCTTTCCCAGGCGTGACCAGATCCGCGATGCCTTGCTCTTCGCCGTCTCCAGCGGCAACGGGAGTCACGTCGCTGCGGTCGCCGGTGCTCTGTTGTGCGCTGCCCACGGTGCTGACGCGTTGCCCGTCGACTGGGTGTCCCGGCTGGAGTTGGCGTGGGTCGCCGACGTCCTCGCTCGTGACCTCATCGCAGAGTTCGTCGACCAACCATCGGGCACCGAATACACCCCCGGTGACGATCCGAACTGGAGGGATCGCTATCCGGGCTGGTGA
- a CDS encoding YqgE/AlgH family protein: protein MESMTGRLLVATPSLKDPNFDRTVVLLVAHETGGALGVVLNRATEVPVAEVLGKWGSLAGDPAVLFEGGPVAPESAICLARTRPSVKRPSGFHPVSGGVGTVDLSADPESLGDNLAGLRVFAGYSGWSPGQLEEEISAGSWFVFDALPGDAFVSRPDDLWAMVLKRQGGIMAAVAHFPADPTLN from the coding sequence ATGGAGTCGATGACCGGCCGGCTCCTGGTCGCGACGCCATCGCTCAAGGACCCGAACTTCGACCGTACGGTCGTGCTGCTGGTCGCGCACGAGACCGGCGGCGCGCTCGGCGTCGTGCTGAACCGCGCCACCGAGGTCCCGGTCGCCGAGGTCCTCGGGAAATGGGGCAGCCTCGCCGGCGACCCCGCCGTGCTCTTCGAGGGCGGCCCGGTCGCGCCCGAGTCCGCCATCTGCCTGGCCCGCACGCGCCCCTCCGTCAAGCGCCCGTCCGGCTTCCACCCGGTCTCCGGCGGCGTCGGCACCGTCGACCTCTCCGCCGACCCGGAATCCCTCGGCGACAACCTGGCCGGCCTGCGCGTCTTCGCCGGCTACTCCGGCTGGTCCCCGGGCCAGCTGGAGGAGGAGATCTCCGCCGGCTCCTGGTTCGTCTTCGACGCCCTCCCCGGCGACGCTTTCGTCTCCCGCCCCGACGACCTCTGGGCCATGGTCCTCAAGCGCCAGGGCGGCATCATGGCCGCCGTCGCCCACTTCCCCGCCGACCCCACCCTCAACTGA